In the Shewanella sp. OMA3-2 genome, one interval contains:
- a CDS encoding YtjB family periplasmic protein: protein MIFVNGLKKRQKISRIIQVIIAIGLVLGLINLWQSSLKNGQKLLSSQTQLMARTLAQQAANGAAPAMFLQNDEQLRWLTATLASDPKVMSVNIYNSQGARLAFAQSVTTDDLAPDSEALRQLLADYPPLIENVMQQDNNLGYVEVRLDLSKFFDEIKYLHQENMELLKWMLLVASFIGFLLSRALSFKRADFDRRKTRIKQFRKHLAAKDEPEDNSN, encoded by the coding sequence GTGATTTTTGTTAACGGTCTCAAGAAAAGACAAAAAATTAGCAGGATCATTCAGGTTATCATTGCCATAGGCTTAGTATTAGGCCTAATCAACCTTTGGCAAAGCAGCTTGAAAAACGGTCAAAAACTGTTGAGTTCACAAACTCAACTTATGGCAAGAACCCTTGCGCAACAAGCTGCAAACGGTGCTGCCCCAGCTATGTTTTTGCAAAATGATGAACAACTACGATGGCTGACAGCGACTTTAGCATCAGATCCCAAAGTGATGTCGGTTAATATTTATAACTCTCAAGGAGCCAGGTTAGCTTTTGCCCAATCAGTCACTACCGATGATTTAGCTCCTGATTCAGAAGCGTTACGTCAATTATTAGCTGACTATCCACCATTGATTGAAAATGTGATGCAGCAAGATAATAACCTTGGCTATGTGGAAGTGAGGTTAGATTTAAGTAAATTTTTTGATGAGATAAAGTACTTACACCAAGAAAACATGGAGCTATTGAAATGGATGTTGCTCGTGGCCAGCTTTATTGGTTTCTTATTGTCACGGGCCTTGTCATTTAAACGTGCTGATTTCGATCGTCGAAAAACACGTATTAAACAATTTAGAAAACATCTCGCTGCTAAAGATGAACCGGAAGATAATAGTAATTAA
- the serB gene encoding phosphoserine phosphatase SerB: MHSRSLASANAINKSTESRSDVSILSWLLTSSTTEYWHGDLLCQRYDEAQYHNEIAPLTNERVRVIFESSAQPHIDVWLAKLAFPAYFTVLKRENDLIGIEISACQSFADIKSAFDISVTQHNLAAELLLITAPLPLLKQRGLLVMDMDSTAIQIECIDELAVLAGVGEEVAAATASAMRGELDFEQSLRLRVSKLANADAAIIDTLCKNLPLMPGLTASLAELQINQWKVVVASGGFMPFVNHLMHLLKLDAAFANELVIEDGKLTGYVSGDVVDAQYKATVVGQCAQKWQIETGQIVAIGDGANDIPMIQAADLGIAFHGKPKLINAANLAVNKLDLRALVFCLQAE, encoded by the coding sequence ATGCACAGTCGTAGTTTAGCATCCGCCAATGCCATTAATAAGAGTACCGAAAGTCGCAGTGATGTCAGTATTCTATCCTGGTTGTTAACATCGTCTACTACTGAGTATTGGCACGGTGATCTACTATGCCAACGCTATGATGAAGCTCAATATCATAATGAAATAGCCCCTTTGACGAATGAACGTGTTCGCGTGATATTTGAATCATCTGCACAACCACATATTGATGTATGGCTCGCTAAGTTGGCATTTCCCGCTTATTTTACCGTACTTAAACGGGAAAATGATCTCATCGGCATAGAAATTTCAGCCTGTCAGTCTTTTGCTGACATAAAATCTGCATTTGATATTAGTGTGACTCAGCATAATTTAGCCGCTGAATTACTATTGATAACTGCGCCATTGCCTTTGCTTAAACAGCGTGGTTTGCTAGTGATGGACATGGACTCAACTGCAATTCAAATAGAATGTATTGATGAATTAGCTGTGCTGGCAGGAGTAGGTGAGGAAGTGGCCGCGGCAACCGCCAGTGCGATGCGAGGTGAATTAGATTTTGAACAAAGCTTGCGCTTACGAGTTAGCAAACTTGCTAATGCAGATGCAGCTATCATTGATACACTATGCAAAAATTTACCATTGATGCCTGGCTTAACTGCATCTTTAGCTGAGTTGCAGATTAATCAATGGAAAGTTGTTGTTGCCTCCGGTGGATTTATGCCATTCGTGAATCATTTAATGCATTTATTAAAGTTAGATGCAGCCTTTGCTAATGAACTGGTTATTGAAGATGGCAAATTAACAGGTTATGTCTCGGGCGATGTGGTAGATGCTCAATATAAAGCGACCGTTGTTGGTCAGTGTGCTCAAAAGTGGCAAATCGAAACGGGGCAGATAGTGGCGATAGGTGATGGTGCTAATGATATCCCTATGATCCAAGCCGCAGACTTAGGGATTGCGTTTCATGGTAAGCCTAAGCTAATCAATGCAGCCAATTTAGCGGTAAATAAATTAGATTTACGCGCGTTGGTTTTTTGTTTACAAGCCGAGTAA
- a CDS encoding alpha/beta fold hydrolase, whose amino-acid sequence MVKYSITLYIPIAAILISPTQQSLFIPYRQGQLHLRYIPAQTSRKHVTPILMLHGAMSNGRVFYSDSGRGLGCFMAQHGFDVYVLDTAGRGKSTPLIDKQYELGQGEVIREQLPLVQSFILARHPMASKVHWCAHSWGGVLMASSLARFADLQTSVASLLTFGSKRTIKIKSLRKWLMVDLFWNRFAPFCVSKQGFFDANRYRFGMDNESHQSLLQSIDWVRGEWIDHDDQFNYALAAQNVNWPKAWFIAGENDTVLGNPSDVQDMMAECGFQAAKYTLLAKKHGYLNDYGHADMLTHKQANDDHFIQIKKWYLEQND is encoded by the coding sequence ATGGTTAAGTATAGTATTACTCTCTACATACCAATAGCTGCCATTTTGATATCACCTACTCAACAGTCTTTGTTTATTCCCTATCGACAGGGACAATTACATCTGCGCTATATTCCTGCTCAAACTTCGCGTAAGCATGTTACACCTATTTTAATGCTACATGGCGCCATGTCTAATGGTAGAGTCTTTTATAGTGACTCAGGGCGTGGTTTAGGCTGTTTTATGGCGCAGCATGGGTTTGATGTTTATGTGCTAGATACTGCTGGAAGGGGGAAAAGTACTCCACTGATTGATAAGCAATATGAATTGGGTCAAGGTGAAGTAATAAGGGAACAATTACCTTTAGTGCAATCGTTTATTTTAGCACGTCATCCAATGGCATCGAAAGTACACTGGTGTGCACATTCTTGGGGAGGGGTATTAATGGCAAGTAGCTTGGCTCGGTTTGCTGATCTACAAACGAGTGTTGCCTCACTGTTAACCTTTGGCAGTAAACGTACTATCAAAATTAAGTCATTACGAAAATGGCTTATGGTGGATCTGTTCTGGAATCGATTCGCTCCTTTTTGTGTATCTAAGCAAGGTTTTTTTGATGCTAACCGATATCGATTTGGTATGGACAATGAGAGCCATCAATCGCTACTTCAGAGCATAGATTGGGTAAGGGGTGAGTGGATTGATCATGACGATCAGTTTAATTACGCGCTTGCTGCACAAAATGTTAATTGGCCTAAGGCATGGTTTATTGCAGGAGAGAATGACACTGTATTAGGTAATCCATCTGATGTACAAGATATGATGGCTGAATGTGGTTTTCAGGCAGCAAAATACACTTTGTTGGCTAAAAAACATGGTTACCTAAACGATTATGGTCATGCTGACATGTTGACTCACAAACAAGCAAATGATGATCACTTTATTCAGATTAAAAAGTGGTATCTTGAGCAGAATGATTGA
- a CDS encoding PilZ domain-containing protein, protein MSLDNHSALIEQLKPLLMEPDFQELFESLTADESNSTRFLLKMELNRISAPCTRVIDLRDKTELACEEVLIGNQRHFLDMPSKEALEQTLPIYRNQYTLGVYEKVIKTHKKRKLLKQEGPSNEPSLNASPFIVPGVVLGSYFNRSEERMNYSIKISVSQSESAEILGATLDLSVGGARIKLPVKHNLQPEKPIRVKLLELNEEFYFEDLQQGVDYAIVDIQNKDENDILRLKRIGSSEELDKVITQLISSYKFRYKVDVNDVIVNATGLGYERHYLPLQPHLPVYISIKEGKPRITHALLGRGNQPLLHLFQNEDDINQLPGMLTNNRLVHLLKSPDITEHQLIFCFTHISNEKVHFYSATLFELIQSSHLGLFLGFGSKKSSWRVYKLVSQKVDHKLNYKTSTLPGDDAQYSPLTEQQLACFSHIIQVCDITNPNVNSQYQTWFNNQDVNQLKTFAQAKISVNSIKRISMPFTERRHESRYAFKTLVKIKQGNKIASGVTHDISSRGLQITLEEAFDFNSPASVSLSFPSLQAKATQIDLSALPYQLIRTRSNGSILHLSALIGHSPHIGVEFLNKLISHNKAKLTQLSDKDGEQKELADGMKNLMMRELVSVPYFIEKQSKSFSLSAIGIGTKVDEISHLFSQDTDQIMQYNLTPIMADGVLKSQITDPIKTMKAADNMRFFEVFIQITRHARGTINLNCKVTADISVAEQQSFIEQSQRLGKFMALKVYFGAADKPDMTYIRRELGYINIHANHKAKQLEEQLFKIIGIGEFLDITSEVKLRFPQLCTGLIKQAPAAS, encoded by the coding sequence ATGAGCCTAGACAACCACAGCGCACTAATAGAACAATTAAAGCCTTTATTAATGGAACCTGACTTTCAGGAACTGTTCGAAAGTCTAACGGCTGATGAATCAAACTCTACCCGTTTTCTACTTAAAATGGAGCTAAACCGTATATCGGCACCGTGTACTCGTGTAATCGATTTACGTGATAAAACCGAGCTAGCATGTGAAGAGGTACTCATTGGTAACCAAAGACATTTTTTAGACATGCCCTCAAAAGAAGCCCTTGAACAAACATTACCCATTTATCGAAACCAATATACTTTAGGTGTATATGAAAAAGTCATTAAAACTCACAAAAAACGTAAACTTCTGAAACAAGAAGGTCCATCTAATGAACCAAGCTTAAATGCATCACCTTTTATAGTACCGGGCGTCGTTTTAGGCAGTTATTTTAATCGCAGTGAAGAGCGAATGAACTACAGCATTAAAATTTCAGTATCACAATCTGAATCAGCTGAAATATTAGGGGCTACGCTAGACTTATCAGTTGGCGGCGCCAGGATAAAATTACCCGTAAAACATAATCTCCAACCAGAAAAACCAATTAGAGTAAAACTGCTTGAACTGAATGAAGAGTTTTACTTTGAAGACTTACAACAAGGTGTTGATTACGCTATTGTTGATATTCAAAATAAAGATGAAAATGATATATTACGCTTAAAACGTATTGGTAGCAGTGAAGAACTCGACAAAGTTATTACTCAATTAATTAGCAGTTATAAATTCCGCTACAAAGTGGATGTCAACGACGTTATTGTCAATGCGACAGGACTAGGTTACGAACGTCATTATTTACCCCTGCAACCTCATTTACCAGTCTACATCTCAATTAAAGAAGGTAAACCTCGTATCACTCATGCCCTTCTTGGTCGAGGTAATCAACCATTACTGCATTTGTTTCAAAATGAGGATGATATTAACCAACTACCAGGAATGTTAACCAATAATCGCTTAGTGCATTTATTAAAATCGCCAGATATTACTGAACATCAGTTAATTTTCTGCTTTACTCATATTAGCAACGAAAAAGTACACTTTTATTCAGCAACATTATTTGAACTGATACAAAGTAGTCATTTAGGATTATTTTTAGGTTTTGGTTCAAAAAAATCTAGCTGGCGAGTATATAAGTTAGTGAGTCAAAAAGTGGATCATAAGCTCAATTATAAAACCTCGACACTTCCTGGCGATGATGCACAATATTCACCATTGACTGAGCAACAGTTGGCTTGTTTCAGCCATATTATTCAAGTTTGCGATATAACTAATCCGAATGTAAATTCGCAATACCAAACTTGGTTTAATAATCAAGACGTAAACCAATTAAAAACCTTTGCACAAGCAAAAATCAGTGTGAATAGCATTAAAAGAATATCAATGCCATTTACAGAGCGTCGTCATGAATCAAGATATGCCTTTAAAACATTAGTTAAAATTAAACAAGGCAATAAGATCGCTTCAGGCGTGACCCATGATATTTCTAGCCGAGGCTTACAAATAACCTTAGAGGAAGCATTCGACTTTAACTCACCGGCATCTGTAAGTCTTAGTTTCCCTAGCTTACAAGCTAAAGCTACTCAGATTGACTTAAGTGCATTACCGTATCAACTGATTAGAACCCGTTCAAACGGCAGCATACTGCATTTAAGTGCATTAATTGGTCACTCACCGCATATCGGTGTTGAGTTTTTAAATAAACTGATAAGTCACAATAAAGCAAAGTTAACTCAACTGTCAGATAAAGATGGTGAGCAAAAAGAGCTTGCTGATGGTATGAAAAATCTGATGATGCGTGAACTGGTTAGTGTGCCATATTTTATTGAAAAACAGAGTAAATCATTCTCCCTTTCCGCCATTGGCATTGGCACCAAAGTAGATGAAATCAGCCACTTATTCTCTCAAGATACCGATCAAATAATGCAATATAACCTCACACCGATCATGGCGGATGGGGTCCTAAAAAGTCAAATTACCGACCCAATCAAAACCATGAAAGCCGCTGATAATATGCGTTTTTTTGAAGTATTCATTCAAATCACTCGACACGCTCGTGGCACAATTAATCTAAATTGCAAAGTTACAGCAGATATCAGTGTAGCAGAACAACAATCTTTTATAGAACAAAGCCAAAGACTAGGCAAATTTATGGCACTAAAAGTGTATTTTGGTGCCGCAGACAAACCGGATATGACCTACATTCGGCGTGAATTAGGATATATCAATATTCATGCAAATCACAAAGCCAAACAACTTGAAGAACAACTCTTTAAAATCATTGGTATAGGTGAGTTTCTAGATATCACCTCTGAAGTGAAATTACGTTTCCCTCAACTCTGTACAGGGTTGATTAAACAAGCTCCAGCGGCCTCTTAA
- the radA gene encoding DNA repair protein RadA produces MAKNKTAYVCNECGQDFPRWQGQCNACQEWNTITEVRLGASSATRTHQFSGYAGATSKEVQTLDQIDLNELPRIASTFGELDRVLGGGIVPGSAILIGGHPGAGKSTLLLQTLCQLAQIMPALYVTGEESLQQVAMRAHRLGLPTQNLRMLSETSVETICDIAIQIKPKVIVIDSIQVMHMSDIQSSPGSVSQVRESASYLTRFAKQHGIAVIMVGHVTKDGSLAGPKVLEHCIDCSVMFEGDSDSRYRTLRSHKNRFGAINELGVFAMTERGLKEVANPSAIFLSRGDEAASGSLVMVVWEGTRPLLVELQVLVDSSAMSNPRRVAVGMDANRLAMLLAVMHRHGGLQMADQDVFVNVVGGVKVTETSADLTLLLAMVSSFRGEVLPTDLVVFGEVGLSGEIRPVPNGQERLIEAAKHGFKRAIVPKANMPKKPPEGMDVIGVNKLTEALNAL; encoded by the coding sequence ATGGCAAAGAATAAAACAGCATATGTGTGCAATGAGTGTGGTCAAGACTTTCCGCGTTGGCAAGGGCAGTGTAATGCTTGCCAGGAGTGGAACACGATCACTGAGGTACGTTTAGGCGCGAGCAGTGCAACACGTACTCATCAGTTTAGTGGTTATGCTGGCGCCACGAGTAAAGAAGTACAGACACTTGATCAAATTGACTTAAATGAATTACCGCGTATTGCCAGTACATTTGGTGAGTTAGATCGGGTTTTGGGTGGCGGTATTGTCCCTGGCAGTGCCATATTAATTGGTGGGCATCCTGGCGCAGGGAAAAGTACTTTGTTATTGCAAACTTTGTGTCAATTAGCGCAAATTATGCCAGCCTTGTATGTCACGGGGGAAGAATCATTACAACAAGTCGCAATGCGTGCTCATCGCCTAGGGTTACCGACTCAAAATCTACGTATGCTGTCTGAAACCAGTGTTGAAACTATTTGTGATATTGCGATACAAATAAAGCCCAAAGTGATTGTGATTGACTCTATTCAAGTCATGCATATGAGCGATATCCAATCTTCACCTGGTAGCGTATCTCAGGTACGAGAATCCGCTTCATATTTGACCCGATTTGCAAAACAACATGGCATAGCGGTTATTATGGTCGGCCATGTTACTAAAGATGGCAGTTTAGCTGGCCCTAAGGTATTAGAACATTGTATTGATTGCTCGGTGATGTTTGAGGGGGATAGTGATAGTCGCTATCGTACTTTACGCTCACATAAAAATAGATTCGGCGCAATTAACGAGCTAGGTGTTTTTGCGATGACGGAGCGTGGCTTAAAAGAAGTAGCTAATCCATCAGCAATATTTTTATCCCGTGGTGATGAAGCGGCCTCGGGATCGTTAGTGATGGTGGTATGGGAAGGTACGCGTCCATTGCTGGTGGAGTTACAGGTTTTAGTCGACAGTTCAGCCATGTCTAACCCTCGTCGGGTTGCGGTAGGTATGGATGCTAATCGTTTAGCCATGCTGCTTGCTGTAATGCACCGCCATGGTGGGTTGCAGATGGCTGACCAAGATGTGTTTGTTAACGTTGTGGGTGGAGTTAAAGTGACTGAAACCAGTGCCGATTTAACTTTATTGCTGGCGATGGTATCGAGTTTTCGCGGCGAAGTTTTACCGACAGATTTAGTCGTTTTTGGTGAAGTAGGCTTATCTGGTGAGATTAGACCTGTGCCTAATGGGCAAGAGCGTTTAATTGAAGCGGCTAAACACGGTTTTAAACGCGCTATAGTGCCTAAGGCAAACATGCCTAAAAAACCGCCCGAGGGAATGGACGTTATTGGGGTAAATAAATTAACTGAAGCGTTAAACGCACTCTAA
- a CDS encoding PilZ domain-containing protein: MDERRKFSRILFGANAYLAQAESTWRTTILDLSLNGALVDIPETFNGTQDSNITLEFVLPDSDIQLVMSTKIVHKTSKHLGLRCLHIDVESISHLRRIIELNLGDAELLNRELEMLIQPEE; the protein is encoded by the coding sequence ATGGACGAGAGACGCAAATTTTCGAGAATTCTATTTGGTGCTAATGCCTATCTTGCCCAGGCCGAGTCTACCTGGCGCACAACGATTCTAGATTTAAGCCTTAATGGCGCTTTGGTCGACATCCCTGAAACATTCAACGGCACACAAGACAGTAATATCACATTAGAGTTTGTACTACCTGACTCTGACATTCAGTTAGTCATGAGCACCAAGATTGTACATAAAACCAGTAAGCACTTAGGCTTACGCTGTTTACATATCGATGTTGAAAGTATTAGCCACTTACGCCGTATTATTGAACTGAATTTAGGTGATGCTGAACTACTTAATCGAGAGCTAGAAATGTTGATCCAACCCGAAGAATAA
- a CDS encoding HlyC/CorC family transporter, with protein sequence MDAISTSALLIFLLVLILMSAYFSGSETAMMTLNRYRLRHLAGSGHKGAQRALKMLDRPDRLIGLILIGNNLVNILASAIATIIGMRLFGDMGVAIATGVLTIVVLIFAEVTPKTYAALHPERIAFPSSILLKWLLFILLPVVKTLNIITTGFLRLLGIKTVKTNDALSQEELRTVVHEAGALIPQRHQEMLLSILDLEKVTVEDIMIARSDIYAINMNDDFKLINKLVTQSPHTRVLVYRDTIDDSVGFIHLRDALRLQSKEQFSKSSLLRAVKELYFIPEGTPLNVQLANFQQNKERIGLVVDEYGDIQGLVTLEDILEEIVGDFTTSMIATPSEDINIQQDGSFLIDATINIRDLNKEMKWDFPIDGPKTLNGLIVEYLEDIPAAKTSLRLADYHIEVIEVADNMIKSVRIMPNSPIVDPDDDIAG encoded by the coding sequence TTGGACGCTATATCTACCAGCGCACTCCTCATTTTTCTGTTGGTTTTAATTCTGATGTCAGCTTATTTTTCTGGTTCAGAAACCGCCATGATGACCCTTAATCGGTATAGACTTCGCCACCTTGCTGGAAGCGGCCATAAAGGTGCCCAACGCGCATTAAAAATGCTCGACAGACCAGATAGACTAATAGGGTTAATCCTAATTGGAAACAACTTGGTTAACATTCTTGCCTCTGCTATCGCCACCATCATTGGTATGCGATTATTTGGCGATATGGGTGTTGCTATAGCTACCGGTGTACTGACAATTGTTGTGCTAATCTTTGCAGAAGTGACCCCAAAAACCTATGCAGCCTTACATCCAGAGCGAATTGCATTCCCTTCTAGTATTTTGCTGAAATGGTTATTGTTTATCTTATTACCAGTAGTAAAAACCTTAAACATTATTACCACAGGTTTCTTGCGTTTATTGGGCATTAAAACGGTGAAAACTAATGATGCATTAAGCCAGGAAGAATTACGTACCGTTGTACATGAAGCTGGTGCACTTATACCTCAGCGTCACCAAGAAATGTTATTGTCAATATTAGACTTAGAAAAAGTCACTGTAGAAGACATTATGATTGCGCGTTCCGATATTTACGCCATCAACATGAATGATGATTTTAAGCTCATTAATAAATTAGTCACCCAAAGTCCACACACTCGTGTATTAGTGTATCGCGACACCATTGATGATTCAGTGGGATTTATTCATTTGCGCGACGCTCTTCGTCTACAATCAAAAGAGCAATTTAGTAAGTCATCATTATTACGTGCAGTAAAAGAGCTATATTTTATTCCTGAAGGCACACCATTGAACGTACAGCTGGCAAATTTCCAGCAAAATAAAGAACGTATAGGACTGGTTGTTGATGAGTATGGTGACATTCAAGGACTTGTTACACTTGAAGATATTTTAGAGGAAATCGTTGGTGACTTCACTACATCAATGATAGCTACACCAAGCGAAGATATTAACATCCAACAAGATGGCAGCTTTTTAATTGATGCCACTATTAACATTCGTGATTTAAATAAAGAGATGAAATGGGATTTCCCTATTGATGGCCCTAAAACTCTAAATGGATTAATTGTCGAATATCTTGAGGATATCCCTGCCGCAAAAACCAGTTTACGCTTAGCTGATTACCATATTGAAGTGATTGAAGTGGCTGATAATATGATAAAATCGGTCAGAATTATGCCAAACTCCCCCATTGTTGATCCTGATGATGATATTGCAGGTTAG
- a CDS encoding cytochrome C assembly family protein produces MVIFSASAMFFYCIALVLVTSRLFHADGPNRKLIMLISGLGVLMHGFALSKSMFTADGLNFSLTNVISMVNWIITFTFMVTLPRLKVIVVLPVIYACSIISVALLWLLPPQFIMHFELHPEILAHVVLSLMAYSALMIAALYALQLWIIQNKLKNKKMFMSLAMPPLMTVERQLYHLIVIGFILLSLSLVTGFVFLEDMFIDGKGHKAILSMAAWVVYGTMLWQHYTIGCRIRTAVVYSLSGAGLLSLGYFGARIVKELIIN; encoded by the coding sequence ATGGTTATTTTTTCAGCTTCGGCTATGTTTTTTTATTGTATTGCACTAGTACTGGTGACTAGTCGACTATTTCATGCTGACGGCCCTAACCGTAAACTCATCATGCTCATCTCTGGTTTGGGTGTATTGATGCATGGTTTTGCTCTGTCGAAATCAATGTTTACTGCCGATGGACTTAATTTTAGTTTAACCAATGTTATTTCAATGGTGAACTGGATTATCACCTTTACCTTTATGGTCACTTTACCTAGACTAAAAGTCATCGTAGTACTTCCGGTAATTTACGCCTGCTCTATCATTTCGGTCGCATTACTGTGGCTACTACCACCTCAATTTATTATGCATTTTGAATTGCATCCTGAAATTCTTGCTCATGTTGTATTGTCGCTGATGGCTTACAGTGCCTTAATGATTGCTGCACTTTATGCACTGCAATTATGGATTATTCAAAACAAGCTTAAAAATAAAAAAATGTTCATGAGCCTGGCTATGCCACCACTGATGACTGTAGAACGTCAGCTATATCATCTTATTGTGATTGGCTTTATTTTATTAAGCTTGTCGTTAGTTACTGGGTTTGTGTTTTTAGAGGATATGTTTATTGATGGCAAGGGCCACAAAGCTATTTTATCAATGGCGGCTTGGGTCGTATATGGCACTATGTTATGGCAACACTACACTATAGGCTGTCGGATCCGCACAGCCGTGGTTTACAGTTTATCTGGTGCTGGGCTACTTTCATTAGGCTACTTTGGCGCTCGTATTGTTAAAGAACTGATTATTAATTAA
- the ffh gene encoding signal recognition particle protein, giving the protein MFENLSDRLSRTLKNISGRGRLTEDNIKDTLREVRMALLEADVALPVVRDFVSSVKDRAVGQEVSKSLSPGQAFIKIVQSELERAMGEANEELDLAAQPPAVIMMAGLQGAGKTTSVAKLSKFLRTRHKKSVLVVSADVYRPAAIKQLETLAAEVEVEFFPSDVSQKPLDIAKAAIAYAKLKFIDVVIVDTAGRLHVDEAMMDEIIELHAVIKPVETLFVVDAMTGQDAANTAKAFNEALPLTGVILTKVDGDARGGAALSIRSITGKPIKFLGVGEKTDALEPFHPDRIASRILGMGDVLSLIEEVERGVDKDKAMKLASKVKAGGSFDLEDFREQLQQMKNMGGMMNMIEKLPGVGKLPPEALAQVQDGKMTGQMEAIINSMTAKERKNPDVIKGSRKRRIALGSGTQIQDVNRLLKQFTQMQKMMKKMSAKGGMKKMMRGMSGMLPPGMKMPGR; this is encoded by the coding sequence ATGTTTGAGAATCTATCTGACAGACTATCAAGAACACTAAAAAATATAAGTGGTCGTGGTCGATTAACGGAAGACAACATTAAAGACACCTTACGTGAAGTCCGCATGGCTTTGCTCGAGGCTGATGTTGCATTGCCAGTAGTAAGAGACTTTGTGAGCAGCGTAAAAGATCGCGCAGTTGGACAAGAAGTCTCAAAAAGTTTAAGTCCTGGTCAAGCGTTTATTAAAATTGTTCAAAGCGAACTTGAACGCGCTATGGGCGAAGCTAATGAAGAGCTTGACTTAGCCGCTCAGCCGCCAGCAGTGATCATGATGGCAGGTTTACAGGGGGCAGGTAAAACAACCTCGGTAGCCAAGTTAAGTAAATTTTTACGCACTCGTCATAAAAAATCAGTATTAGTTGTCAGTGCTGATGTTTATCGCCCTGCGGCAATTAAACAGCTTGAAACTTTGGCTGCTGAAGTTGAGGTTGAATTTTTCCCCTCTGACGTCAGTCAAAAACCGCTTGATATAGCAAAAGCGGCAATAGCTTATGCCAAATTAAAGTTCATTGATGTTGTGATTGTCGATACCGCAGGTCGTTTGCATGTCGATGAAGCTATGATGGATGAGATCATTGAGTTGCATGCGGTTATTAAGCCGGTAGAAACATTATTTGTTGTCGATGCAATGACAGGTCAAGATGCGGCAAATACAGCTAAAGCATTTAATGAAGCACTGCCATTAACTGGGGTCATTTTAACCAAGGTTGATGGTGATGCTCGCGGTGGTGCGGCGTTATCAATTCGTAGCATAACCGGTAAACCTATTAAGTTCTTAGGTGTTGGTGAAAAAACTGATGCATTAGAGCCGTTTCATCCTGATCGTATTGCCTCACGTATTTTAGGCATGGGCGATGTACTTTCATTGATTGAAGAAGTTGAACGCGGTGTCGATAAAGACAAAGCGATGAAACTGGCTTCTAAAGTGAAGGCTGGTGGTAGTTTTGATTTAGAAGATTTTCGTGAGCAGCTGCAGCAAATGAAGAACATGGGCGGCATGATGAACATGATAGAAAAACTGCCTGGTGTAGGTAAGCTGCCTCCAGAAGCTCTAGCGCAAGTTCAAGACGGCAAAATGACTGGCCAAATGGAAGCGATTATTAACTCTATGACCGCCAAAGAGCGTAAAAATCCTGATGTTATTAAGGGATCACGCAAGCGTCGTATTGCACTAGGTTCAGGTACACAAATTCAAGATGTAAATCGCTTATTAAAGCAATTTACTCAAATGCAAAAAATGATGAAAAAAATGTCAGCTAAAGGCGGCATGAAAAAAATGATGCGTGGTATGAGCGGGATGTTGCCGCCAGGTATGAAGATGCCTGGTCGTTAG
- the rpsP gene encoding 30S ribosomal protein S16, with the protein MVTIRLARGGAKKRPFYNIVVADSRNARDGRFIERVGFFNPLARGQEETLRLDLDRVEHWVATGAATSERVAKLIKDARKAVA; encoded by the coding sequence ATGGTTACCATTCGTTTAGCTCGTGGCGGCGCAAAAAAGCGTCCATTTTATAATATCGTTGTTGCTGATAGCCGCAATGCTCGTGACGGTCGTTTCATCGAACGTGTAGGCTTTTTCAACCCACTAGCTCGTGGTCAAGAAGAAACTTTACGTTTAGATTTAGATCGTGTTGAGCATTGGGTTGCTACAGGCGCGGCAACATCTGAGCGTGTTGCTAAGTTAATTAAAGACGCACGTAAAGCAGTAGCTTAA